In Lemur catta isolate mLemCat1 chromosome 1, mLemCat1.pri, whole genome shotgun sequence, one DNA window encodes the following:
- the NRROS gene encoding transforming growth factor beta activator LRRC33 isoform X2, with product MELLPLWLCLGFHLLTVEWRNGSGTATAAAQGGCKLVGGAADCRGQSLSSVPSSLPLHSRMLILDANPLKTLWNHSLQPYPLLESLSLHSCHLDRIGRGAFQEQGHLRSLALADNCLSENYKETAAALHTLPGLQRLDLSGNSLTEDMVVLMLQNLSSLESVSLARNMVMRLDDSVFEGLEHLRELDLQRNYIFEIEGGAFDSLTELRHLNLAYNNLPCIVDFGLTQLQFLNISYNILEWFLASGGEAVFELETLDLSHNQLLFFPLLPQYSKLRTLLLRDNNMGFYRDLYNASSPQEMVAQFLLVDGNVTNITTVNLWEEFSSSDLSDLRFLDMSQNQFQYLPDGFLKKMPSLSHLNLNQNCLMTLHIREHEPPGALTELDLSHNQLSELHLAPGLTGCLRSLRLFNLSSNQLLGVPSGLLANASNITTLDMSHNQISLCPQPASSEEVGSPRCVDFRNLASLRSLSLEGCGLGALPDCPFQGTSLTHLDLSSNWGVLNGSIGPLRDIAPMLQVLSLRNVGLRSTFMELDFSGFGNLRDLDLSGNSLTSFPRFRDSLALKTLDLRRNLLTALPQRAVSEQLLRGLQTIYLSQNPYDCCGVEGWGGLQRLQSVADWASVTCNLSSKVFRVMELPGGVPQDCKWERLDMGLLYLVLILPSCLTLLVACTVIFLTFKKPLLQVIKSRCHWSSIY from the exons ATGGAGTTGCTGCCCCTTTGGCTCTGCCTGGGTTTTCACCTCCTGACAGTGGAATGGAGGAACGGAAGTGGAACAGCCACAGCAGCTGCCCAAGGGGGATGCAAGTTG GTGGGTGGAGCCGCTGACTGCCGAGGGCAGAGCCTTTCCTCCGTGCCCAGCAGCCTCCCGCTCCACTCCCGGATGCTCATCCTGGATGCCAACCCTCTCAAGACCCTGTGGAATCATTCCCTGCAGCCTTACCCTCTCCTGGAGAGCCTCAGCCTGCACAGCTGCCACCTGGATCGCATCGGCCGCGGCGCCTTCCAGGAGCAGGGCCACCTGCGCAGCCTGGCCCTGGCTGACAACTGCCTCTCAGAGAACTACAAGGAGACGGCAGCTGCTCTCCATACCCTGCCAGGTCTGCAGAGGCTGGACTTGTCTGGAAACTCCCTCACGGAGGACATGGTGGTCCTCATGCTCCAGAACCTCTCCTCACTCGAGTCTGTGTCCCTGGCCAGGAACATGGTCATGAGGCTGGATGACTCTGTCTTTGAGGGCCTGGAGCACCTCAGGGAGCTGGATTTGCAGAGGAACTACATCTTTGAGATTGAGGGTGGTGCTTTTGACAGCTTGACTGAGCTGAGACACCTCAACCTGGCCTATAACAACCTCCCCTGCATCGTGGACTTTGGCCTCACACAGCTGCAGTTTCTCAACATCAGCTACAACATCCTGGAGTGGTTCCTGGCGTCCGGGGGGGAGGCTGTCTTTGAGCTGGAGACACTGGACCTGTCTCACAATCAGCTGCTGTTCTTCCCACTCCTGCCCCAGTACAGCAAGCTGCGTACCCTCCTTCTGCGGGACAACAACATGGGCTTCTACAGGGACCTGTACAATGCCTCTTCGCCGCAGGAGATGGTGGCCCAGTTCCTCCTTGTGGACGGCAACGTGACCAACATCACCACTGTCAACCTCTGGGAAGAGTTTTCCTCTAGCGACCTCTCAGATCTCCGCTTCCTGGACATGAGCCAGAACCAGTTCCAGTACCTGCCAGACGGCTTCCTGAAGAAAATGCCGTCCCTCTCCCACCTGAACCTCAACCAGAACTGTCTGATGACGCTTCACATCCGGGAGCACGAGCCCCCAGGGGCGCTCACGGAGCTGGACCTGAGCCACAACCAGCTGTCGGAGCTGCACTTGGCTCCGGGGCTCACCGGCTGCCTGCGGAGCCTCCGCTTGTTCAACCTGAGCTCCAACCAGCTCCTGGGTGTCCCCTCCGGCCTCCTTGCCAATGCCAGTAATATCACTACACTTGACATGAGCCACAATCAGATCTCGCTTTGTCCCCAGCCAGCTTCCTCAGAGGAGGTGGGCTCCCCCAGGTGTGTGGATTTCAGGAATTTGGCATCTTTGAGGAGCCTCTCTCTGGagggctgtggcctgggggcTTTACCAGACTGCCCGTTCCAGGGGACCTCCCTCACTCACTTAGACCTGTCCAGCAACTGGGGCGTTCTGAACGGGAGCATCGGCCCTCTCCGAGATATTGCCCCCATGTTGCAGGTCCTTTCTCTGAGGAACGTGGGCCTCCGTTCCACCTTTATGGAGTTGGACTTCTCTGGGTTTGGGAATCTGAGGGACCTGGATCTGTCGGGAAATTCCTTGACCAGCTTCCCGAGGTTCAGGGACAGCCTGGCCCTGAAGACCCTGGATCTCCGCAGAAACTTGCTCACAGCCCTTCCCCAGAGGGCTGTGTCTGAGCAGCTCTTGAGAGGACTGCAGACCATCTACCTCAGTCAGAATCCATACGACTGCTGTGGGGTGGAGGGCTGGGGGGGCCTGCAGCGTCTGCAGTCCGTGGCCGACTGGGCCTCGGTCACCTGCAACCTCTCCTCCAAGGTCTTCCGTGTGATGGAGCTGCCTGGGGGCGTGCCGCAGGACTGTAAGTGGGAGCGGCTGGACATGGGCCTGCTCTACCTCGTGCTCATTCTCCCCAGCTGCCTCACCCTGCTGGTGGCCTGCACCGTCATCTTCCTCACTTTTAAGAAGCCTCTGCTTCAGGTCATCAAGAGCCGCTGCCACTGGTCCTCCATATACTGA
- the NRROS gene encoding transforming growth factor beta activator LRRC33 isoform X1, with product MQSSPRGCPHTCLLRRAALEMELLPLWLCLGFHLLTVEWRNGSGTATAAAQGGCKLVGGAADCRGQSLSSVPSSLPLHSRMLILDANPLKTLWNHSLQPYPLLESLSLHSCHLDRIGRGAFQEQGHLRSLALADNCLSENYKETAAALHTLPGLQRLDLSGNSLTEDMVVLMLQNLSSLESVSLARNMVMRLDDSVFEGLEHLRELDLQRNYIFEIEGGAFDSLTELRHLNLAYNNLPCIVDFGLTQLQFLNISYNILEWFLASGGEAVFELETLDLSHNQLLFFPLLPQYSKLRTLLLRDNNMGFYRDLYNASSPQEMVAQFLLVDGNVTNITTVNLWEEFSSSDLSDLRFLDMSQNQFQYLPDGFLKKMPSLSHLNLNQNCLMTLHIREHEPPGALTELDLSHNQLSELHLAPGLTGCLRSLRLFNLSSNQLLGVPSGLLANASNITTLDMSHNQISLCPQPASSEEVGSPRCVDFRNLASLRSLSLEGCGLGALPDCPFQGTSLTHLDLSSNWGVLNGSIGPLRDIAPMLQVLSLRNVGLRSTFMELDFSGFGNLRDLDLSGNSLTSFPRFRDSLALKTLDLRRNLLTALPQRAVSEQLLRGLQTIYLSQNPYDCCGVEGWGGLQRLQSVADWASVTCNLSSKVFRVMELPGGVPQDCKWERLDMGLLYLVLILPSCLTLLVACTVIFLTFKKPLLQVIKSRCHWSSIY from the exons ATGCAAAGCAGCCCTCGGGGCTGTCCTCACACCTGCCTCCTCCGTAGGGCTGCGCTTGAGATGGAGTTGCTGCCCCTTTGGCTCTGCCTGGGTTTTCACCTCCTGACAGTGGAATGGAGGAACGGAAGTGGAACAGCCACAGCAGCTGCCCAAGGGGGATGCAAGTTG GTGGGTGGAGCCGCTGACTGCCGAGGGCAGAGCCTTTCCTCCGTGCCCAGCAGCCTCCCGCTCCACTCCCGGATGCTCATCCTGGATGCCAACCCTCTCAAGACCCTGTGGAATCATTCCCTGCAGCCTTACCCTCTCCTGGAGAGCCTCAGCCTGCACAGCTGCCACCTGGATCGCATCGGCCGCGGCGCCTTCCAGGAGCAGGGCCACCTGCGCAGCCTGGCCCTGGCTGACAACTGCCTCTCAGAGAACTACAAGGAGACGGCAGCTGCTCTCCATACCCTGCCAGGTCTGCAGAGGCTGGACTTGTCTGGAAACTCCCTCACGGAGGACATGGTGGTCCTCATGCTCCAGAACCTCTCCTCACTCGAGTCTGTGTCCCTGGCCAGGAACATGGTCATGAGGCTGGATGACTCTGTCTTTGAGGGCCTGGAGCACCTCAGGGAGCTGGATTTGCAGAGGAACTACATCTTTGAGATTGAGGGTGGTGCTTTTGACAGCTTGACTGAGCTGAGACACCTCAACCTGGCCTATAACAACCTCCCCTGCATCGTGGACTTTGGCCTCACACAGCTGCAGTTTCTCAACATCAGCTACAACATCCTGGAGTGGTTCCTGGCGTCCGGGGGGGAGGCTGTCTTTGAGCTGGAGACACTGGACCTGTCTCACAATCAGCTGCTGTTCTTCCCACTCCTGCCCCAGTACAGCAAGCTGCGTACCCTCCTTCTGCGGGACAACAACATGGGCTTCTACAGGGACCTGTACAATGCCTCTTCGCCGCAGGAGATGGTGGCCCAGTTCCTCCTTGTGGACGGCAACGTGACCAACATCACCACTGTCAACCTCTGGGAAGAGTTTTCCTCTAGCGACCTCTCAGATCTCCGCTTCCTGGACATGAGCCAGAACCAGTTCCAGTACCTGCCAGACGGCTTCCTGAAGAAAATGCCGTCCCTCTCCCACCTGAACCTCAACCAGAACTGTCTGATGACGCTTCACATCCGGGAGCACGAGCCCCCAGGGGCGCTCACGGAGCTGGACCTGAGCCACAACCAGCTGTCGGAGCTGCACTTGGCTCCGGGGCTCACCGGCTGCCTGCGGAGCCTCCGCTTGTTCAACCTGAGCTCCAACCAGCTCCTGGGTGTCCCCTCCGGCCTCCTTGCCAATGCCAGTAATATCACTACACTTGACATGAGCCACAATCAGATCTCGCTTTGTCCCCAGCCAGCTTCCTCAGAGGAGGTGGGCTCCCCCAGGTGTGTGGATTTCAGGAATTTGGCATCTTTGAGGAGCCTCTCTCTGGagggctgtggcctgggggcTTTACCAGACTGCCCGTTCCAGGGGACCTCCCTCACTCACTTAGACCTGTCCAGCAACTGGGGCGTTCTGAACGGGAGCATCGGCCCTCTCCGAGATATTGCCCCCATGTTGCAGGTCCTTTCTCTGAGGAACGTGGGCCTCCGTTCCACCTTTATGGAGTTGGACTTCTCTGGGTTTGGGAATCTGAGGGACCTGGATCTGTCGGGAAATTCCTTGACCAGCTTCCCGAGGTTCAGGGACAGCCTGGCCCTGAAGACCCTGGATCTCCGCAGAAACTTGCTCACAGCCCTTCCCCAGAGGGCTGTGTCTGAGCAGCTCTTGAGAGGACTGCAGACCATCTACCTCAGTCAGAATCCATACGACTGCTGTGGGGTGGAGGGCTGGGGGGGCCTGCAGCGTCTGCAGTCCGTGGCCGACTGGGCCTCGGTCACCTGCAACCTCTCCTCCAAGGTCTTCCGTGTGATGGAGCTGCCTGGGGGCGTGCCGCAGGACTGTAAGTGGGAGCGGCTGGACATGGGCCTGCTCTACCTCGTGCTCATTCTCCCCAGCTGCCTCACCCTGCTGGTGGCCTGCACCGTCATCTTCCTCACTTTTAAGAAGCCTCTGCTTCAGGTCATCAAGAGCCGCTGCCACTGGTCCTCCATATACTGA